DNA from Dama dama isolate Ldn47 chromosome 5, ASM3311817v1, whole genome shotgun sequence:
tgctgacaaagatgtggagaaactggaacccttgtactctgctggtgggaatgtaaaatcatgctgctacagaaaacagtatggcagcttctcaaaatgttaaacatagaatAATCCAGCAACtctacttctggatatatatccccaaagaagtgaaagaaagcagggactcaaagaAGTATTTGTAAACCCatattcatggcagcattattcctaacagccaaaaagtagaagcaatctaagtgtccatcgatAGATGCAGATCTGGTATATACATAGAAAAAGATAACATTACacttaaaaaggaaattctgacacatgctacaatgtggataaACCTTGATGACATTATGCTGCATGAAATAAGCaaatcacaaaaggacaaatattgtatgattccacttatatgaagtacctAGAGTAATCAAACTCACAGGAAAGttaaatggtggttgccaggggctgggagaaggAGAAGTGAGAAGATGTGCTAACAAACGAAGGAAAGAACTGGAGTATCTGAGCgtgcacatgcatgtgtacaCATGTACAAAGTAAAGGTTCCATGAAACATCTTCTCTGCCCAATCCTTCACTCTCccttaaaggaaaacaaagaagaatgaagtgggcCCACCTTGAAGTAGTTTTAGCAAGCACTGGTTTGGGCCCAGTTTATGTATAAACTGTTCATTGGCCTAGAGACCAAAAGAAACTTAATAGTACCAACTTAACCGCCAAAGAATACtgcctcctggctcctcccttgggGAAAGAAAACCGAGACCCATCCAACTTAGGTTTCTCTCATTCCCCTGCCCCCACTGACAATCTCACTAAGTGAAAACTTTTCTCATAGGTCCTCTTAGACACATTTAAAGGTATCAGCTTTGGAGCCAAAATTTACCcttcattttcaaaaatgatCCTCCTGCATTTAATAAACATGTATTAAGGCCCTATGCCAGGTGATGGTGCACGAGACAAATACAATCCCTACCAGAAATTCCCTAATAGTCTAGTGAAGAACTGTCCAGTGAAAATATAATGAAAGCCAcacaattcatttttaaattttctatagcCATGTTAAAGGAGTAACGACAAAAAGTAAATTAACTTCAGTAATATAGTCCCCTTAACCCAGTATGTTCAAAACGTACTGGACAGCACAGCACTAGTGTGTCTCAAAATAACTGAGACCAACTCACATTAGAGTCTCAAGAGTGTCCAAATTTACTTGGTGGGGTTGGGGTAATATAAAGAATGAATGTAGCAATCCAAAGGGCTCACCCATCAAAAGAAGAGCTGGTGCAGTCATATACCATCTCTCGGTTACCCTTCATCTGAAGGTATGCATCACAATTGTCACAGCCATCATATTCAAACTGGTCTATAGtcttgggagaggaaaaaaaaaggagaaaggtgagccaaaagaaaaaacagcCTTTCCATACTTCTACTTAGTGAAGCACAAAGCTCCCTATGTTGGCTGTCTCATCATGTCCCCCACCCACCATTCCTACAGCTCCTTTCCTAAGTTCCACTCTCACACCCCTTTTCTTGTTGTAGTTATGCCTCTGCTGAAAGCTGAAGTTGCAAAGGCATGTGAGAGCCCCCCGCCCACGGCTTCACAACCTAGCAGCGTCCCTGCTGAAGTAAACGatggcttcctgctccttcccacaCTCTGCCACCGCCCCGAGTCCTGGATCCGACTTTCTTTTTCACTGTTCCCCCAGATCTATTCCACCCTCTTTCCCCCAGCTTGGTCTCCCGTGAGCCCGTACAACCAGGTCCCCGACAGACACCTTGACCAGCGAACACAGCAGACACGCCCGCAGATGCCGCAGATCCTTCGGCACCGTCTCCAAAGCCATCCTCTCGCACCGAAAAGCCGCGAAGGAATGAGCCACAATCGCCTCTCCCTACGGATAAATAGTAAAAATTACCCAGAATGCCTGCACTTCCTCTGCCTCAGACTTCCCCTTCCGGCGcggcggccccgccccgccccccgcctttGATATGGTTTCTCCCGCCAGGAGGCGGGGCCAGCCGAGAGGCACCTGGGTCGGCGCGGGGGCGAGACTGCGGCGCCGTCGAGCTTGTGGGCGGGTCCCGAGCGGCGGGGCGGCACGGTTGGCGCCTGCGCGGGAGCACGCCGCGGGCCGGAAATTCTGTCCTGGACCGCTGGTCCCCTGGAGCGTTCCGGGTGACAGCAGAGGTGTTTTTTGTCTTCCTGTCTTAAGAGTGAGGGCCAGAGAGCCCACTGTCTCCCTCTGGATTATCTCAGCGGAGCTGAGAAGTCCACGGACCGCCCCCCTCCTTCCTACCAGCGAGAGCGTGATTGGGTTTCCTACCTGCGAGTTATCGGGTTTCCTGCCAGCGAGTGATTGGGTTTCCTAGAGTGTGATTGGGTTTCCCTTTGAGTCCACAGGAATGCTGGTTTGTGAGCCGACTTCCGAAAAAAAAAGCGTAGTTATTTCTAAAAACTCTTTATGTAAGTTTCCTCGTTCCAACTGATAATTTACGCTTTGTGCAGCTTGTAGCGTTTAGATCCAGTTCCTCTACTTCAGATGGTCTGTAGGAGATCGTGTCCTTTTTATTTTGCACCCTATAGGAAGATTTACAAATGCTTCGTTGTCTGGTTCAAAACTGGCACCAGACAGCCCCCACCTGTACCAAACCTTTGCCGAAGTAGCAGGAAGGGAAAACGCTTTTTGTGAGAAGAGGATAAGCCCCTGCAggctctatggaattctccatacCCACGTAGCACCAGCTCCCTTGAGCTTCACATAGTCCCACGAGTAGGCAGAGGACGTGTCTATCTAGACTGGAACTGTGGGATATAGATGGTTTCAGGCCCTGCTGTTGTATCCTCCCAGCCAGGCCTCCTGAATTGAAACGGAGCTTCTTCAAGGCCGGTCTGCGCCTGGGGCCCGTCCCATGTTGTGTTCAGATGGGTGCTGGGCCTGGGTTTAGGatgttctttatcactgcatACTCTATACTTTGAAACACACTTCACCCTGTTTGTCTCAGGAGAGCTCTCCAACAACTCTGTGAAGTGGGCCCATTTCATGAGTGGAAAAGTGAGGCAACAGTGTCTTGCAGGGTCTCAAAGAAAGTCCCTGAAGCATTATAGAGTGTGAAGTAAACATACAGTAATAGTACAGATGACACAATGAACCACAAGGAGAATCCAGTCACACTTGCTCTTTCCCTGATCTCACTAAACAGTGCTTTTAGGGGCTTACCAGACAGTTCTCGTTGCCAAGCCCACCACACTACTCTGTCCTTTCATAAACCAGAGCCTAACCTCTGATGTCAAGAGTATTTTTGCCCATGTAGAAGATGAAGTTGTTACCCTGAGCGACAGTCATGACagaagaaaaccatgagaccagATCAAGTTTATGGATAAATATATtagcaaataaatacatttctcaTCATAATGCCTGATTCAAGCGTCTTTCTGCCTGTTCAGATATAAATACCCACATGGGTGCCTAGGTGCTAGTTCCCCACTGACTCTGAGGGAAGAGGATCCCCAGGTGGGGTGCTGCGCCCACTCTGTTCCCACATTCACATTCCAAATGGGATAACGCCCGAGGGGGCCAGCGATGGTCCAGCTGCCCTAGGGCGAACGTCGCCCCGAGGAGGCCCCTCAGCTCTTGCCCACTTGGGATCAGCTGCCCCAGGCCCGACTTCCTTCTCTGACCCCACTCCACACTGTGTGAATCTGACCTGCATGGCTTATACTGGGAAGCTGGGCCTCCGGGCCATCTAATCCAAGGGCCCTAAACTGCTCCTCCTTTGTTCTCCCCTGCTACCTATCCCTGCTCCGAGAGGAAGTGTCGAGAGAAAAATTCTTTGTTCAGCTGTAATTCAGCCTTTTCTACCttcatcccttcctccctcttcctaaATAAAGTCCAGCAGAAATCCTCTTCTTCCACTTCCTTTGGGATTTCCAGCTAAGTGATCTCCAAGGAAGAGTGAGTCCCTTCCCACTACCCCCACCACTCTCCCCCAGAGGGACTGGGGCTGCTGGAATGACCAGGGAGCCTGAAGATCAGAGGCTTCACCCCAGGTTCTCAGGGACTGTACACCCTGGCCTCTCCTCGGACTGAATACAGAGGAGCTGACAAGTATGGACAAGGAGGGAAAACTCCTCTTGTGCACCAGGGCAGGCCATGCCTGGTGAGGCTGCAAAGCCCATCATCTTTtggcaaagaaggaaaacaataaGAACTGGGTTTGCCATTGATACAGCAGCCTTACTGAGGGGAAGCCAAAGCTGGTGTGCAAGACTGTCTTCAGGAAGGAGGTGAGCagggttcattcattcagctgAACCCATTTGCTGGTATGAACATGAGGCCTGGGATGAAGAAGAAGTCCTCAGGCTGGTGAAGGAGCACCACCTTTATCACACCTGCCTACCTGTGCCTAGCTTCCTGCTCTCAGAAAAGTGCAGCCTGCAAGGGAGCCCACCCACACCAGTGGTAGCTGGTTGCCTGGCTGGACACAGATAGTTCTGCAGACAAGGGCTGGAGCTGGGAGCAGGAGAGGACACCTGccacccaccatcaccaccctctgCCAGTGGTTCCAGGAATAtggcaaaaaaaaggggggggggttgTTTTCTGAAGTCCTTTCTTTTCTGAGGAGCAGGACTCTGTGCCAGGGAGGGCCACAAGTCATCCGGCGAGCACTCTTGGTTGGAGCCAGGACTGAACATCTCACACGGCCTGTTCACAcagctcctccagctcctcttcTGTGCCTGCGTttagagaggggaggagagaggtcaCTCAGGGTCAGGCCAGCCTCTTGCTTGTTCTACCTGTAAGAGAGAGGCAAGAGCAGGGAATGGGTCCAGAAGGGTGATCAGATTGAAAGCTGAGAGGGACTCCCGTTGGGACACaggggagagaaaaacaaatccagAGTAAGACACATATATAGCAACCAGTGTGTTACCAACACttactattcattcattcacccaataaatatttattaagcaccagtGGATCTGGCCTGCAACCTTGTGCcaaagagaagacaaaaagacTAAGCAGGGCCCTGGCAACCCTGTAGGAGAGGTGTGCGTTTAGTAAGCTGCAACTATGCCAGGGGGGGCAGACTGGGCTCATAAGAGATGAATCAAGGGAGGAGAGAAACCATGTCTTAAGTGGAGCGTCAGGAAGGGCTTCCTGAAAGTGGAGATGCACGAGCTGGTCCTACAGGAATAGCGAAGAATTCCATCTATGGGAATAGAAGGCAGCAGAATATTCTGAGCTGCAGAAGCTGCAAGAAGTGTTTACCTAGTTTGGCTAAAGCTTGGAGTAGGGGAAGGAAAGGCGAACAGTGGAAAATAAGGTTGGGAAGGCAGATGGGGGCTAGCTGGTACTACAGCCTTGAAGGTCAAACCAGGTTGGATTTTTCTTTACTCTGAACAAAACAACACTTGAAGATTTCTGGACAGTTTATTTGAGGAGGAGGACACTGGCCGCAGCAGGGAGAGGACGTGAGCAAGGTCACTGTACTGCATGGCTCGACAGGGTGGGACACTGATGCTCCATGCCCGGTCTCCAGGGCCCtgtgagaggaaaggaaggaccCAGGAGGTTCCCACCTCGATCTTTAGGCTGCACCTAGAACACGGACAGGGGCCAGCAGTACTGGAAGAGAATATGGCAAAGCTGGCAGAGATACAGTTAACAGACCCTGGGGTGGATTGGGTTTGAAGGGCAGGGGACAGAGAGGCACTGAAACTAGTTATGAGTttgggagagagaggaggtggtggGTCTGGCAGTGGTGGCAGCGAAAGTATAAGTAAGTGTGACAGGATCCACATGGAGCCATCAAACACACGGTCAGAGTCTACGTCACGTGGCCCTATGGGAACAATTCTTTTCTATATGATAACAGTTTGCATGCCCATCTCTCcacagacctgggtctcctggttgACAAGTTCCATGTCCTGAGAGTCTGGGACCTAGCACATAGCATGCGTACaatgcagaaagaaaaatggaaggaagaaatgaatgaatggatgacagCAGCTCCCAGGTCCTGCCTGTGGATTCCCAGACCCTAAAGTCTTATAGTTCAGGACTTTCAGGGCCCCTTTAGGGGCGGAGACATCCTCCTAGCAGTGGCAAAGAGCACTGTCATCCACACAACAGGAAAAGATGGAGAAGAACTGGAGTTGGGGGACCgggaagaggaaggggaggattTGAGCAAACATTCTCACCATCGGCTGCAAATCAGTAACAGGGATGCATGAAGCCTCCAAGAGAATAATGTTGGTCTTATCAACAAAGGTAATAAAAGGGAAGCCCTGGTTCCTTTAGTTCCTTTAacccaagggaaaggaaaaaaacacagggCTGCTGGGAACCCCCTGTGATCTCcactcctcccccccaccccccacccccgcatcaTTCACATAACTCTTCTCGTATAGcccagaaatgtgtgtgtgtgtgtgtgtgtgttagtcactcagtcctgtctgactctttgcaaccccatggactgtagcccaccaggctcctctgtctatggaattctccaggcaagaacactggaatgggttgcccttcccttctccaggggatcttcccaacccagggatcatatccaggtctcccacaatgcgggcagattctttaccatctgagccaccagggaagcccagaaatatggTTATCTCTAGTTATGTCTCCTATAAGATTTCATATGGCCTGGAATTATGTTTTTCAGGAACTATTTGTCCACACTCTTCTTGGCTTCCTTTGTATTTACAGCTAACTCTGAGCTATATGCACTGGTATAGCtgtaccaatttttaaaatattgaaacacTTGTGTTTGGACTACGCTGGTGGACTAGTGGTTtagaacatgggttcaatccctggtctgggaagatcccacatgccacagggcagctaagccaggGCTCCACAACCAGAGCAGCCCGCAGGGCAccgaagagcagcccctgctagcaacaaGTCGAGAAAGCCTACGTGCAGCAACGGagtcccagtgcagccaaaacagaTAAATTATTAAAACCAACAAGCCAAAAGAAACACTTGGGTTTGCGTTGCTGCCGCAAACCACCCCAAGTGCTTTCTGGTGTCTCAACCACACTCTGACCTCACCTAGACCTCCCTACAATCTGGCAACGGAAGGATTAACACTTGGCAGAGCCAGACCACTCAATCCCACACTATGCCAGTTGTCCAGTATTTGAAATGTCACCCCGTGGGGCCCTTCTCAGGTTCCATCAGTCCCCTGGATGACGCCACCTGTTCTGCCATATCCAGCTCtagccccctctccccaccagccCCACTTCCCCTGAGAACTCACCAGGCTGGGCTGgtagcacctggcagtgtgggtAAGGGCATGGCCTGCCCTCCGGGGTGCCAGAACTCCATGCGGAAGGCCCCTCCCCAGATGGGTGCGGTCCGAGGGGCTGGcgtggagtcagacacaaccacaCTGGCTGGGAACTCAGGTATGTGGGGCCCGGGGCTTCTGGTagcagcctcctctccaggcCTGGATGTCCGAAGATCAGTGGGTGGGCCTCTGCGGACCAAGGGTGTGCCAGACTTGGGCCATAATGGGGGAAAATCTGGCAAGTTGGGTGGGTAGTCAAGTCCTGGGATCGAGAGGCTGGGGTGGGCTCCGGGGGTACCCCTCGCCGTCTCCGCTGTGGGTGTCGGACAGAGAGGCTGGATCTCTGTAAGTGGAAGAGGCTATTGGCtgcggggctggggctggaggcgACGGGTGGCCCGGGGGCTGGCTCGGTGAGGGCCCGGGGCCGCGGCAGGGCGGGAGGCTGCCCTGAAAGCGCTGCTGGGCTGCACCTGGCCGCGTGCAGATCGGGCGAAGGCGGCTCTGGCTGGAGCTGTGTCCGAGGAGCGGCAGGCCTGGACGGGGGGACTCCAGTTTCGGGGTCAGCCTTCCTGCCGTGCCACTGGAAACGCCTTCTGTAGTGGTGGTGCCGGTGGCGGTGGTAGTGGACGTGGCTGGAAACCTGCGTTTCCCCCGCGGGCACCACTGAGTCCAGAGAACGGGGCCGGGAGGCCAGGCGAGGTGGAGCCGTCCTCCCCGCGGGTTCCCCGTCGGGGCTGCAGTAGACCAGGGGGTCGAAGTCACTGCTCAGGGAGCTGCGGAAGGTGGAACTGCTGCCGTGGATGCCCTGCAGGCTGACGTCCGTGCAGTTGACCACCGAGTCGCTCGAAGAGCCGTGACAGGGCCCCGAACTGGAGTCGCTGGCTGGCCCGTCCGCCAGGTAGCCGCTGCGTTCGGTGCGGTAGCTCTCTCCGGACCCGCTGCTGTCGTGGGGCCTGGTCCGGCGAGGGGGCGCGGGGCAGGTGGCCGGGTGCTGGGAGGTGCAGCGGAGGTGGCTCAGCCCCCAGCCCGGCGCGTAGGGGTGCGGGGCCGCCGCCAGGCGCTGGGGCTCGCCCGGAGCCCGGGGGTGTGCGGTTCTGGGTTGGCGGTGGTGCCGGGCGCCCACGCCTGGCTCCTGGGACGGGAGGAACGGGCCGGGCCGGGTGGGCCGAGCCACCGCGCTCCGGGAAGGGCCCAACAGGTAAGCGGCGGGCAAGTGGTAGTGCGCGTGGCCGGGGTGCTGGCGAATGAGGTGGAGCCTCCGGCCCGGTTCCTGGTAAGCTCGAGAGGCTCCCAGGGACTGCGAAAGCGAATCTCCCTCTGGAAGAAAGAACCAAGAGCATAGGTGTTTGACTCCACTGGCCGACGGAGGGTACATTCAGGAAAGTGGGGCTCTATTGCACGTCTTCAGCCTGCAGTCGCCCACAAGCTCCGTCAGAGTCTGGAGCACCCAGGATGCTCCTTCCCTGCCTGCGCCCCGGGACGCCATTGCCCCTTCCCATCAGCTGTCCCCTGCGGGGTTCCGCTGAGCACGGCTCCTCCCATCAACTGTCCTTTGGGGGCCACCGTGAGCCCACACTGAACCTTTGGGTGAATTAGAAAAAGGCTCTGTTTTCGCCAGATACTTCCCTCTCATCTTTTAGAATATGGTCATAATATCCTGGTTTTGTTAGAATAGGATACTTTATTGCCAGAAAAGTGGAGTAATAAATATACCCGTCGGCCAGATTTAGAATCAACAAAGCTGTCATGAAAATACACAGTAAAGCTGTCTGCCCGGCTCAGGGGAGGTACCCTCAACCAGCGCACAACttctattttgtaaaattttattaactgctgttgttgttttggctgcactgggtcttcattgcagtgtttGGGTTTATGTTTCTTAGTTGCCCTGAAgtgtgtgagatcttagttccctgaccagggatcaaacccacatcccctgcattacaaggtagatttttaactactggaccacgaCGGAAGTCCCAAGGGCACAGCTTAGAGAACGACTGAGGCAGTCCCGCCTTCTGCTCcacttcaaggcaaaccatttgcCCAGAAGGCAGCCCCTTCTCTACCCATCTGCCTGCACACAGGGGAGCCCTTGGCCCACCTCCTACCTACGATGTTGAACATGCAGAGGGGGCAAGTGCGATGCTGATGCAGCCAGGGGTCCACACAGGTACGATGGAACTCATGGAGGCAGGAAATGACCCGGAGCTCCTGGAGAAAACAGGGTCAGAGCCAAAGTTGACGGCAGCTACCCCCTTGGCTAGGAAGCAGGGCATCCCTGACTCCCTTGCCCTCCCCTTTTCaaaactttgtttatttttggctgcactaggtctttgttgctgctttccggctttctctggttgtggtgagcaggggctactcccttgtggtgcatgggcttcttgcagtggcttctcttgttgcagagcacgggccctTAGGGCACACAAGCTTTAGAAGCTGTGGAGTGGGCTTAACTgaacctgtggcatgtggaatcttcccagactagggattgaacccatgtcccctgcattggcaggtagtttcttaaccactggaccaccagagaagttcttgGCCTCTCCTTTATTGCCAGTACCTGCTTTCAAAGAGCTCCTAGCACAACAGAACAAGTATGGGCTTTGGTATCAAGAGAATCTAGACTTTTGCCACTgcatatgaccttgggcaagtttctgaACAGTTTTCTTGTGTAAAATGAGGCTAAAAAACTAATCCACCCCCACCCTTCACTGTCATGAGGGTGACAGACGATGCCTCTAGAGCATCCACTGCAGAGCTTGGCATGTGGTACACACTCAACAAACAGAAGTTCTCTTTCCCTGGAAAACCAGGAAAATGACCAAACCTCAGGGTTGTCCACGCAGGATACACAGGACACAGATGCAGACTGCACGCCCACACCAGCTTCacccgcctccctctccagcctGGGCACAGGGGCGAACCACAGCCTGGCCTCACCTGGCCCTCGGAGAACTCCTCCAGGCAGATGGCGCACACCGGGGCGGAGCTGCAGCTGCTCCCGGAGTCTGGCCACTCGTTCCGGGTGCCCCGGCAGCCGGCCCGGTACCTCCTGGTGGTCAGCTGGCTGATGGCCCAGGCTGTTCGCTGCTGAAGGGGGTCCTGGGGAGAACAGTGGGCCAGAATGGGGCCAGGGCTCCTCTCCCCGCACCCCTGGACCCTGTCCTGTGCTCAGGTCCCGGTCACGCAATTAGGTCACacgaccactggaccacccggggaGTTTATACCCTCAGAGTCCTTCCACAGCCCTGCTAAGCATCCCCATCCCATTCCCCCATGCATACTATTAACTTTCCTTCCCTTGATGACCCAGGAGAGGAACTTTTCTCCCAACTGCCCCACCTTGACATCATATCCTGAATATCTAACAGGCACATCCAACTTCACAAGCTCCACGTTCCTAATCCCATGAATCACCTCAACCACACACTTGTCCTTCCCCAGTCATCCTCCCCTCAGTAAATGGCAATTCTGTTCTTTTAACCCCTCAGGCCAAAAACATCGGGGTCATTCTTAACTATTCTCTCACCCTCCATGATCAATTCATTAGAAGACCTGTTGGCCCTGAGGTTCTATAGAAGTGATAGTTCCAGGAGTTCACCTTTTCTCCTAATAATATTTTGCCCATTTAGAACTTTACTGTTAGAGTGGAAGAAAACCCCTATGAAGGAAGATCCATTCATACCATGGAGTAAGGATGCTTTGGGCATGGGTAATAGCTGGTGGTAAGGCtgtgatggttttgatca
Protein-coding regions in this window:
- the SUPT4H1 gene encoding transcription elongation factor SPT4, with the translated sequence MALETVPKDLRHLRACLLCSLVKTIDQFEYDGCDNCDAYLQMKGNREMVYDCTSSSFDGIIAMMSPEDSWVSKWQRVSNFKPGVYAVSVTGRLPQGIVRELKSRGVAYKSRDTAIKT
- the RNF43 gene encoding E3 ubiquitin-protein ligase RNF43 isoform X2, with the translated sequence MSGGHQLQLAALWPWLLMATLQAGFGRTGLVLAAAVESERSAEQKAIIRVIPLKMDPTGKLNLTLEGVFAGVAEITPAEGKLMQARMAGERGASAVLFDITEDRAAAEQLQQPLGLTWPVVLIWGHDAEKLMEFVYKNRKAHVRIELKEPPTWPDYDVWILLTVVGTIFVVILASVLRIRCRPRHTRPDPLQQRTAWAISQLTTRRYRAGCRGTRNEWPDSGSSCSSAPVCAICLEEFSEGQELRVISCLHEFHRTCVDPWLHQHRTCPLCMFNIVEGDSLSQSLGASRAYQEPGRRLHLIRQHPGHAHYHLPAAYLLGPSRSAVARPTRPGPFLPSQEPGVGARHHRQPRTAHPRAPGEPQRLAAAPHPYAPGWGLSHLRCTSQHPATCPAPPRRTRPHDSSGSGESYRTERSGYLADGPASDSSSGPCHGSSSDSVVNCTDVSLQGIHGSSSTFRSSLSSDFDPLVYCSPDGEPAGRTAPPRLASRPRSLDSVVPAGETQVSSHVHYHRHRHHHYRRRFQWHGRKADPETGVPPSRPAAPRTQLQPEPPSPDLHAARCSPAALSGQPPALPRPRALTEPAPGPPVASSPSPAANSLFHLQRSSLSVRHPQRRRRGVPPEPTPASRSQDLTTHPTCQIFPHYGPSLAHPWSAEAHPLIFGHPGLERRLLPEAPGPTYLSSQPVWLCLTPRQPLGPHPSGEGPSAWSSGTPEGRPCPYPHCQVLPAQPGTEEELEELCEQAV
- the RNF43 gene encoding E3 ubiquitin-protein ligase RNF43 isoform X1, which translates into the protein MSGGHQLQLAALWPWLLMATLQAGFGRTGLVLAAAVESERSAEQKAIIRVIPLKMDPTGKLNLTLEGVFAGVAEITPAEGKLMQSHPLYLCNASDDDNLEPGFISIVKLESPRRAPRPCLSLASKARMAGERGASAVLFDITEDRAAAEQLQQPLGLTWPVVLIWGHDAEKLMEFVYKNRKAHVRIELKEPPTWPDYDVWILLTVVGTIFVVILASVLRIRCRPRHTRPDPLQQRTAWAISQLTTRRYRAGCRGTRNEWPDSGSSCSSAPVCAICLEEFSEGQELRVISCLHEFHRTCVDPWLHQHRTCPLCMFNIVEGDSLSQSLGASRAYQEPGRRLHLIRQHPGHAHYHLPAAYLLGPSRSAVARPTRPGPFLPSQEPGVGARHHRQPRTAHPRAPGEPQRLAAAPHPYAPGWGLSHLRCTSQHPATCPAPPRRTRPHDSSGSGESYRTERSGYLADGPASDSSSGPCHGSSSDSVVNCTDVSLQGIHGSSSTFRSSLSSDFDPLVYCSPDGEPAGRTAPPRLASRPRSLDSVVPAGETQVSSHVHYHRHRHHHYRRRFQWHGRKADPETGVPPSRPAAPRTQLQPEPPSPDLHAARCSPAALSGQPPALPRPRALTEPAPGPPVASSPSPAANSLFHLQRSSLSVRHPQRRRRGVPPEPTPASRSQDLTTHPTCQIFPHYGPSLAHPWSAEAHPLIFGHPGLERRLLPEAPGPTYLSSQPVWLCLTPRQPLGPHPSGEGPSAWSSGTPEGRPCPYPHCQVLPAQPGTEEELEELCEQAV
- the RNF43 gene encoding E3 ubiquitin-protein ligase RNF43 isoform X3, which encodes MAGERGASAVLFDITEDRAAAEQLQQPLGLTWPVVLIWGHDAEKLMEFVYKNRKAHVRIELKEPPTWPDYDVWILLTVVGTIFVVILASVLRIRCRPRHTRPDPLQQRTAWAISQLTTRRYRAGCRGTRNEWPDSGSSCSSAPVCAICLEEFSEGQELRVISCLHEFHRTCVDPWLHQHRTCPLCMFNIVEGDSLSQSLGASRAYQEPGRRLHLIRQHPGHAHYHLPAAYLLGPSRSAVARPTRPGPFLPSQEPGVGARHHRQPRTAHPRAPGEPQRLAAAPHPYAPGWGLSHLRCTSQHPATCPAPPRRTRPHDSSGSGESYRTERSGYLADGPASDSSSGPCHGSSSDSVVNCTDVSLQGIHGSSSTFRSSLSSDFDPLVYCSPDGEPAGRTAPPRLASRPRSLDSVVPAGETQVSSHVHYHRHRHHHYRRRFQWHGRKADPETGVPPSRPAAPRTQLQPEPPSPDLHAARCSPAALSGQPPALPRPRALTEPAPGPPVASSPSPAANSLFHLQRSSLSVRHPQRRRRGVPPEPTPASRSQDLTTHPTCQIFPHYGPSLAHPWSAEAHPLIFGHPGLERRLLPEAPGPTYLSSQPVWLCLTPRQPLGPHPSGEGPSAWSSGTPEGRPCPYPHCQVLPAQPGTEEELEELCEQAV